One region of Rana temporaria chromosome 11, aRanTem1.1, whole genome shotgun sequence genomic DNA includes:
- the TSG101 gene encoding tumor susceptibility gene 101 protein isoform X2, with product MTGKVEGTVFNDGTSRELLSLAGTIPVAYKGNTYNIPICLWLLDTYPYNPPICFVKPTSTMTIKTGKHVDANGKIYLPYLHEWKHPPSDLLGLIQILIVVFGEEPPVFSRSSAPAPYMYPAQGPPNTSYIPGSMPPYPAAGHPSNPSGYPGFYPPGGQYPPTSGPGMFPQPPAPHPQVTSSGPARDGTIGEDTIRASLISAVSDKLRWRMKEEMDRAQAELNALKRTEEDLKKGHQKLEEMVTRLDQEVTEVDKNIETLRKKDEELGAVVEKMESQSEYRDIDEVIVPTAPLYKQILNLYAEENAIEDTIFYLGEALRRGVIDLDVFLKHVRLLSRKQFQLRALMQKARKTAGLSDLY from the exons TGTTCAACGACGGCACCTCCAGAGAACTGCTGAGCCTCGCTGGGACCATTCCTGTCGCATACAAGG gtAACACATACAATATTCCAATATGCCTGTGGCTGCTGGACACCTACCCCTACAACCCTCCCATCTGCTTTGTGAAACCCACCAGCACCATGACCATCAAAACCGGGAAGCACGTGGATGCCAATGGCAAGATCTACCTCCCATATCTGCATGAGTGGAAGCAT CCTCCATCGGACCTCCTCGGCTTAATCCAGATCCTgattgttgtgtttggtgaggaGCCTCCAGTGTTCTCTCGATCGTCTGCACCAGCGCCATACATGTATCCAGCACAGGGACCCCCTAACA CCTCATACATACCCGGCTCTATGCCCCCATATCCTGCAGCTGGTCACCCGTCCAACCCCAG TGGCTATCCTGGTTTCTACCCCCCTGGCGGACAATACCCACCTACTTCTGGCCCCGGGATGTTTccccagccccctgcacctcaccCTCAGGTCACCAGCTCTG GTCCAGCCAGAGATGGCACCATTGGCGAGGACACCATCCGAGCCTCCCTCATTTCAGCCGTTAGTGACAAGTTAAGATGGCGGATGAAGGAGGAGATGGATCGCGCACAGGCGGAGCTCAACGCATTGAAACGCACAGAAGAAGATCTGAAGAAAGGACACCAGAAGTTGGAGGAGATGGTCACTCGGCTAGACCAGGAAGTG ACGGAAGTAGACAAAAACATCGAGACCCTGAGGAAGAAAGATGAGGAACTGGGCGCCGTGGTGGAGAAAATGGAGAGCCAATCAGAATACAGAGACATTGATGAGGTCATTGTGCCAACCGCCCCCCTCTACAAGCAGATCCTGAACCTGTATGCGGAGGAGAACGCCATAGAGGACACCATCTTCTACCTGGGGGAGGCGCTCCGGAGAGGCGTCATTGACTTGGATGTGTTCCTGAAG CACGTCCGGCTTTTGTCCCGAAAGCAGTTTCAGCTCCGAGCGCTGATGCAGAAAGCCAGGAAGACGGCGGGGCTGAGTGACCTTTATTAA